One region of Epilithonimonas zeae genomic DNA includes:
- a CDS encoding ABC-three component system protein: protein MATNKARNYSLLTIKRLYAMSGNHCAFPDCTQTFLNVDDETNVSNICHIEAAEQGGQRYNPNSDDEYRKSFENLILLCPNHHKVTDNITVYTVEALKEMKRLHEAKFLQIATGQNIITKNPSALNIVIGSLGSSIFGGGNINEPLSAPDPEEKILYNNVVQYKSIIEEYRVYQGRLSKVYEEIEKQGSTKKEFVLLNIRTAYLQEKKKYNGIEEIRANADNIIESVETKLWDIIENSSNPNTHLPIEAIQISLYVVLVDAFMRCSILEEPPKQ from the coding sequence ATGGCAACAAATAAAGCAAGAAACTATTCACTTTTAACAATCAAAAGGCTTTATGCAATGTCTGGAAACCATTGCGCTTTTCCAGATTGTACACAAACATTTTTGAATGTTGATGACGAGACAAATGTTTCTAATATTTGCCATATTGAAGCTGCCGAACAAGGCGGTCAAAGATATAATCCTAATTCTGATGATGAATATCGAAAGAGCTTTGAAAATCTAATTTTATTATGTCCAAACCATCATAAGGTAACCGATAACATCACTGTCTATACAGTGGAAGCTCTTAAAGAGATGAAAAGGTTGCACGAAGCAAAGTTTTTGCAAATTGCTACAGGGCAAAATATAATTACAAAAAATCCGTCCGCCCTCAACATTGTTATTGGAAGTTTAGGAAGTAGTATTTTTGGCGGAGGTAATATCAATGAGCCATTATCCGCTCCAGACCCAGAGGAAAAAATTCTTTATAACAACGTTGTCCAGTATAAATCAATAATTGAAGAGTATAGGGTTTATCAAGGTCGACTAAGCAAAGTTTATGAAGAAATTGAAAAGCAAGGCTCCACCAAAAAAGAATTTGTTTTACTTAACATAAGAACCGCCTATCTTCAAGAAAAAAAGAAGTACAATGGAATCGAAGAAATTAGAGCGAATGCAGATAATATTATAGAGAGTGTAGAAACTAAACTTTGGGATATAATTGAGAACAGTAGTAACCCGAATACCCATTTGCCTATTGAAGCCATACAAATTAGTTTGTATGTTGTTTTGGTAGATGCCTTTATGAGATGTAGTATTTTAGAAGAACCTCCGAAACAATGA
- a CDS encoding ABC-three component system middle component 6, which translates to MIVNKNTSPERDLYYLGGKVIEILDLSSNTEFDYFELYADLSRNQSISINLFSLVLDWLFILGVIKKGNKGLLEKCF; encoded by the coding sequence ATGATAGTTAATAAAAATACAAGCCCTGAAAGAGATTTGTACTATTTGGGAGGAAAAGTTATAGAAATTTTAGACCTTTCAAGTAATACGGAGTTTGACTACTTTGAGTTATATGCCGATTTGAGCAGAAACCAAAGTATTTCAATAAATTTATTTTCATTGGTATTAGATTGGTTGTTCATATTAGGAGTTATTAAAAAAGGTAATAAAGGATTATTGGAAAAATGTTTTTAA
- a CDS encoding DUF2326 domain-containing protein, whose translation MFLKRLIIENKTGVIRDILFKKGINLIVDETPENQTQQTTGNNVGKTTVLRLIDYCLGSKGESIYKDTEFSNQPNTTIQNFLIDTEVLITLELIEDIEDENSEKIVIQRNFLDRKKKILKINNEDILAKDFDFELKKAIYKTKVDKPTFRQIISKNIRIDKDRMNNIVKVLGTFVSNEVYEALFLFWLGINTDKAEDKRNLTDERRREITFRRRLKKEGELPLIEQKLAFHYDKIQELEEQKKNFNLNENYNEDIEKLNQVKYNLNRTSSGISQLEMRKDLILESKIDLEQEYTNINTSQIENLYERANALIPNIQVTFEETLKFHNDLISEKLDYITKELPELEQKLQLLRADLNKLRNQEYELTAIIQKSGIAEDLEKIVTELNKQFERKGNLEEQKRFWEASNEKLERISNELNLINDDITSNDDLIKSRVTQFNRYFTKMSEVLYDENYILTPIKKQVGYDLIVTNIEGNPSTGKKKGQIAAFDLAYIQFADNLDIRCLHFILHDQLENIHDNQLNTLVDVANNINGQYIVPILRDKIPVNINISQYEILSLSQDNKLFKI comes from the coding sequence ATGTTTTTAAAACGATTAATCATAGAAAACAAAACAGGGGTCATTCGAGATATTCTTTTTAAAAAAGGAATCAATCTCATTGTGGATGAAACTCCTGAGAATCAAACCCAACAAACGACAGGTAATAATGTTGGAAAGACAACAGTGTTGCGGTTGATTGACTATTGTCTAGGTTCAAAAGGAGAAAGTATCTACAAAGACACTGAATTTTCCAACCAGCCTAATACTACCATTCAAAACTTTTTGATTGATACAGAAGTTTTGATTACCCTTGAATTAATTGAAGACATAGAGGATGAGAATAGTGAGAAAATTGTTATTCAAAGGAATTTTTTAGATAGAAAGAAAAAAATTCTTAAAATAAATAATGAAGACATCCTAGCTAAAGATTTTGACTTTGAACTAAAAAAAGCTATATATAAAACAAAGGTTGACAAGCCAACTTTCAGACAAATAATTTCAAAGAACATTAGAATTGACAAAGATAGAATGAACAACATTGTCAAAGTTCTTGGAACGTTTGTAAGCAACGAAGTGTATGAAGCATTATTTTTATTTTGGCTGGGAATAAACACAGATAAGGCAGAAGACAAACGCAATCTTACCGATGAAAGGAGACGAGAAATTACTTTCCGTAGAAGATTAAAAAAAGAAGGAGAACTTCCTTTAATTGAGCAAAAATTGGCTTTTCATTATGATAAAATACAAGAACTTGAGGAGCAAAAGAAAAACTTTAATCTCAATGAGAATTATAATGAAGACATTGAGAAGCTCAATCAAGTTAAGTATAATCTGAATCGGACTTCATCAGGAATAAGTCAATTAGAAATGCGAAAAGACTTAATACTTGAAAGCAAAATCGATTTAGAGCAAGAGTACACAAACATCAATACAAGTCAGATAGAAAATTTATATGAGAGAGCAAATGCTTTAATTCCTAATATTCAAGTTACTTTTGAAGAGACACTAAAATTTCACAATGATTTGATTTCTGAAAAGCTAGATTACATTACAAAAGAACTGCCTGAATTGGAACAAAAGCTACAATTACTAAGAGCAGACTTAAATAAATTACGTAATCAAGAATATGAATTAACCGCTATAATTCAAAAATCTGGGATTGCTGAAGATTTAGAAAAAATTGTTACAGAACTGAACAAACAGTTTGAACGTAAAGGTAATTTAGAAGAGCAAAAAAGATTTTGGGAAGCTTCAAATGAAAAGTTAGAAAGAATTAGCAATGAATTAAATTTGATTAACGATGATATTACGTCCAATGATGATTTAATTAAAAGTAGAGTTACCCAATTCAACAGATACTTCACTAAAATGTCAGAAGTACTCTATGATGAAAATTATATTCTTACGCCAATCAAAAAGCAAGTAGGTTATGACTTAATCGTCACCAACATCGAAGGAAATCCAAGTACAGGGAAGAAAAAAGGACAAATTGCTGCTTTTGATCTTGCATATATACAGTTTGCTGATAATTTAGATATTCGCTGTCTCCATTTTATATTACACGATCAATTGGAGAACATTCACGACAACCAGCTAAACACATTAGTTGATGTAGCAAACAATATTAACGGACAGTATATTGTTCCAATTTTGAGAGATAAGATTCCAGTAAATATAAATATCAGCCAATATGAAATATTGTCTTTATCTCAAGACAATAAACTTTTTAAAATTTGA
- a CDS encoding DUF3127 domain-containing protein: MELTGTIKKISDLQTFNSGFQKKELVLLTEEQYPQPINIEFLSEKVDLLNTYKVGDKVKVHINIRGREWTSPQGDVKYFNSITAWRMEKDGSSDFNEPTEATPSQNSPATENKNVFAEDEDDDLPF, from the coding sequence ATGGAATTAACAGGAACGATAAAGAAAATTTCTGATTTACAAACTTTTAACAGTGGATTTCAAAAGAAAGAATTGGTTCTTTTGACAGAAGAGCAGTATCCACAACCCATTAATATTGAATTTTTATCAGAAAAAGTTGACTTACTGAATACATATAAAGTAGGTGACAAAGTAAAAGTTCATATCAATATCAGAGGTAGAGAATGGACAAGTCCACAGGGTGACGTAAAATATTTTAACTCTATCACAGCTTGGAGAATGGAAAAAGATGGTTCCAGCGATTTTAATGAACCGACTGAAGCTACGCCTTCTCAAAATTCACCTGCAACAGAAAACAAAAATGTTTTTGCTGAGGATGAAGATGATGATTTGCCTTTCTAA
- the aat gene encoding leucyl/phenylalanyl-tRNA--protein transferase, producing the protein MLRLDPNDISFPDPEHYDSEDGLMAFGGDLRPERLWFAYQIGLFPWYNEGEEILWWCPDPRFVLFPNEIKISKSMRKILRDEIFEFTENHCFEEVMRNCKTLERKGQDGTWINEELIASFVKLHNYGKAKSFEVWQNGELVGGFYGILVGNVFCGESMFSKVSNASKAGFIHFTAKYQLQWELIDCQIHSEHLESLGAKMIPKIDYLNILKQQKP; encoded by the coding sequence ATGCTTAGACTTGATCCTAACGATATTTCTTTTCCAGATCCGGAACATTATGATTCGGAGGATGGATTGATGGCTTTCGGAGGCGATTTGAGACCAGAACGACTTTGGTTTGCTTATCAAATTGGATTATTTCCTTGGTATAATGAAGGTGAAGAAATCCTTTGGTGGTGTCCCGATCCAAGGTTTGTTCTTTTCCCGAATGAGATTAAAATTTCAAAATCAATGAGAAAAATTCTGCGAGATGAGATTTTTGAATTTACTGAAAACCATTGTTTCGAAGAAGTGATGAGAAATTGCAAAACTTTGGAAAGAAAAGGCCAGGATGGGACCTGGATTAATGAAGAACTCATCGCATCTTTTGTAAAACTTCACAATTACGGGAAAGCTAAAAGTTTTGAAGTCTGGCAAAACGGCGAGTTGGTTGGTGGATTTTATGGAATTTTAGTCGGAAATGTTTTCTGTGGCGAAAGTATGTTTTCCAAAGTTTCTAACGCTTCCAAAGCCGGATTTATCCATTTCACGGCCAAATATCAACTCCAATGGGAACTCATCGATTGTCAAATCCACTCTGAACATCTGGAAAGTCTGGGCGCAAAAATGATTCCGAAAATCGATTATTTAAACATCTTAAAACAACAAAAACCTTGA
- a CDS encoding DMT family transporter, which produces MNTEKLKWILLIALSVIWGSSFILIKKSLEHFNPYEVGALRVLISGIVLMPYAITKIKQFPKQHTKWLILAAVTGSFIPMFLFPLAETEISSSIAGIINSMMPIFVIIVGSLVWKFSTTKRQMIGVLISFIGACILALGSGESGEIKIYPILLLVLAVLMYAISTTTIKSKLQEVPAILMSAFIFSFVLSLPSLIALVFSGFFNDFTFNQSTFEGLGFVAMLSIFGTGLAMMMNYKLLSISTPLFASTVTLLMPIVAIIWGILDGETLTTMQSVGTLIILAGLIFLRSKPKVTP; this is translated from the coding sequence TTGAATACCGAAAAGCTAAAATGGATTCTTCTCATCGCTCTATCTGTGATTTGGGGATCATCTTTCATATTGATAAAAAAATCTCTGGAACATTTTAATCCTTATGAAGTTGGTGCGTTGAGAGTTCTGATATCCGGAATTGTATTAATGCCTTACGCCATTACTAAAATCAAACAATTCCCGAAACAGCATACTAAATGGTTGATTTTAGCTGCCGTGACGGGAAGTTTCATTCCAATGTTTTTGTTTCCATTAGCAGAAACTGAGATTAGCAGCAGCATTGCAGGAATCATTAACTCTATGATGCCGATATTCGTAATTATAGTCGGTTCTTTGGTGTGGAAGTTCTCTACGACCAAAAGACAGATGATTGGCGTTTTAATCAGTTTTATTGGCGCCTGTATCTTGGCTTTGGGAAGTGGTGAAAGTGGCGAAATCAAGATCTATCCTATTCTTTTGCTGGTTTTGGCAGTTCTAATGTATGCTATCAGTACAACGACTATAAAATCAAAACTACAGGAAGTTCCGGCAATTCTGATGTCAGCTTTTATTTTTTCTTTCGTCTTGTCTTTACCTTCATTAATTGCTTTGGTATTTTCCGGATTTTTCAATGATTTCACTTTTAATCAAAGTACGTTTGAAGGACTTGGTTTTGTAGCGATGTTATCGATCTTTGGAACGGGATTGGCCATGATGATGAATTACAAATTACTAAGTATTTCTACGCCACTTTTTGCGTCAACCGTAACTTTGCTAATGCCGATTGTTGCGATTATATGGGGAATTTTGGATGGCGAAACTCTTACCACAATGCAATCTGTCGGAACATTGATTATTTTAGCTGGATTAATATTTCTGAGAAGTAAACCGAAAGTTACTCCTTAG
- a CDS encoding tetratricopeptide repeat protein, translating into MEEFFENELAKKFEEMIENNDEFYFDTEEYIEIIIYYLELGDYSYAEMAVNHALKIHPNSLEIKTKQLEVFLELERYAKAKELIDELHQSSLEDTDFLVCCAKYYSNLGNPKKSIEYCQKALELEEEENFLHNFIADEYVNLDDPFNALKHYTSALEHDPYDDYSLENVMVCYNKLNRPQEAIDFLNQYLDKFPFSETAWYEYGQFFFNKKNYEEAIKGFDYILAINSSAVGVYANKASCYEAMGEWDKAIEVYEEMLELEYTKAFTFYKIGLCYKEAKKLVPALTSFQKSLREDPQFYLAMMEQSNIYEEMGNTKEALYFAQEAVALNVGNLEYQKRLAFLYITCGEYEESLTCLKKLVDTEPSRFYNWYAYSEVLMLIGEYEEAITILEKALQTHQRAELYYQLSNCYFNLKNDSEGIAKLEKALKLDPSLSKDMQQKYPFIKEQVKKIKTKKK; encoded by the coding sequence TTGGAAGAATTTTTTGAAAACGAACTTGCTAAAAAGTTCGAAGAAATGATAGAGAATAATGATGAATTCTATTTCGATACCGAAGAATATATAGAAATTATCATCTATTATCTGGAGCTCGGAGATTACAGCTATGCAGAAATGGCCGTGAATCACGCTCTGAAAATACACCCTAATTCTTTGGAAATCAAAACTAAGCAATTAGAAGTTTTCTTGGAGTTAGAGCGCTATGCGAAAGCAAAAGAACTGATTGATGAATTGCATCAGTCGTCTTTGGAAGACACAGACTTTTTGGTTTGTTGTGCTAAATATTATTCCAACCTTGGAAACCCAAAAAAATCAATAGAATATTGTCAGAAAGCTTTGGAACTGGAGGAAGAAGAAAACTTTCTTCACAATTTCATTGCCGATGAATATGTCAATCTTGATGATCCCTTCAATGCGCTGAAACATTATACTTCAGCTTTGGAGCACGATCCTTATGACGATTATTCTTTGGAAAATGTAATGGTTTGTTATAATAAACTGAACCGTCCACAAGAAGCCATAGACTTCCTGAATCAATATCTAGATAAATTTCCATTCTCGGAAACCGCTTGGTATGAGTACGGACAGTTTTTCTTCAACAAAAAGAATTACGAAGAAGCCATCAAAGGATTCGATTATATTTTAGCCATCAACTCAAGTGCGGTTGGCGTTTATGCAAACAAGGCATCTTGCTATGAGGCAATGGGCGAGTGGGACAAAGCGATTGAGGTTTATGAAGAAATGCTGGAATTAGAATATACAAAAGCATTCACCTTCTATAAAATTGGATTGTGCTACAAAGAAGCTAAGAAATTGGTTCCTGCGCTCACGTCTTTCCAAAAATCCCTGAGAGAAGATCCTCAGTTTTATTTGGCGATGATGGAGCAATCCAACATTTATGAAGAGATGGGGAATACCAAAGAAGCGCTTTACTTTGCTCAGGAAGCGGTTGCTCTCAACGTTGGGAATCTGGAATATCAGAAACGTTTAGCTTTTCTTTACATCACTTGCGGTGAGTATGAGGAAAGTTTGACTTGCCTGAAAAAGCTGGTTGATACAGAACCGAGCAGATTTTACAATTGGTATGCTTATTCAGAAGTTTTGATGTTGATAGGAGAGTACGAGGAAGCGATTACAATTTTGGAAAAAGCTTTACAAACGCATCAGCGTGCCGAATTATATTATCAGTTGAGTAATTGCTACTTCAACCTGAAAAATGATTCAGAAGGTATTGCTAAGCTGGAAAAAGCCTTAAAACTGGATCCATCGCTCAGCAAAGATATGCAGCAGAAATATCCGTTCATCAAAGAACAGGTCAAAAAAATAAAGACCAAAAAGAAATAA